ATTCCACCTTCCAAAAGCTTGGCTGAAACATCTACATATTGATTTTATACTTTGTGTTTTATACTCGAGTTCATACTCATGCAATTGCCTTAATGTCCCGGTTGCCGGTTAcattaaaatagttatttatgacacaGACATTTTGTGCAACAGAGGCATCGGAAGGGGGTTTGTTGGActttatgatgctgagttgcataataGTTTCGAACATGGAACTTTGTTTTACTCACTTTGTTAGTGTCACATCCGACTGAAATGCATTCCAGAATAAATTTATGTCGACCAGGTGTTGAACAGACCAATTCAAAGATCGATTTGTGTGTATAAGGATCGgagttttgtaaaaattttacacGATACGAGCCGCCAATATCAGTTAagatttgacgaaatttgccTACGTCACacagtgttccaaaacgttactgccacattcataaatctatttttgacatcagtacgtcactttgcgacccctttatgtccggaattaccctacagtaacagtagactttcgaaaaaccaagaaaaatttttgttggttttttgggttttggagcccattttccccgtgaggggtttgtaaattttccttgttaaatataaaaatcttaAGGACCTTgcaacttgcattgagacacctcaagcacacttcttatggtattttctatgttccccTGCCTCTCGCCTTCACTTACTACTGCAGAAATGTTAGagacaacgattttatttcatgaggcttttttgaatttttttggttattgatgaaaatgtggaataaGAGATCTGTTTTACAGCCATTGGTGAGCAGGTAGGTtcgggaacatagaaaataccataaggagtatgcttgaggtgtctcaatgcaagttgcaacgtccttaggatttttatatttaacatggaaaatttacaaacccctcacggggaaaatgggctccaaaacccaaaaaaccaacaaaattttttcttggtttttcgaaagtctactgttactgtagggtaattccggacataaaggggtcgcaaagtgacgtactgatgtcaaaaatagatttatgaatgtggcagtaacgttttggaacactgtGCGTCATTCCATTTGATTGCTTCTTTGAATTgctttttgatgaaaaaaaagttttttgtgtaTCTTACTCTGAGGTTTcaactaaaaaaacattttggctTACCTCAATCTTGTGTATGTCAtctttaaatccatttaatggAATTGATTCACCGAGCTCCTCCATTTTTCACCGGTTAAATTGAgaacttttcaataaaattcagaaatatttttcagtttgcTTCAGTTGTACTATGCTGATCACACCCAGATTGGTTTTTTTCGTGTGAACGAACAGGAACAAGAACTACAACCGTATAAAACCGGTCATTTCGGTCATCAATATTTTGTTAGTTTCGCGATCGTagaaagatttaaaaatgCATATAGCTCAGAGAACATGCGAAACATTTGACTATAATATAACAAATGACCACATCAAAATTCGTTTACTGTTATAGGTGAACGTTTGATTATATCATTCAATGATTGGCAGAGATTCTCTTCTATTTTGACATAATAAAAAGATTTGAGCGATGCATATGTTAAGTCGGAGAAACtgttgtgttgtttgtatgtCACATTCGAAAATGAAACTGAAAGTCAAGGTCTTTTATGACAGAGAGTGACCTGAAACGTCCAAAACGCTGAGTTCACTGTGATGCAGTGAAAATGTTCTGCATTGGCATAAAACGTCAAATAGAGAAAACGCCCGTAACACTTGTTacctcgataactcgagtcaGAAGAAAGGCATCAGAAAGAAACACcacaaaatgtgaaatgacGGTGAAATATTCTCCTCAAGTTCTTTCTTCAAAcgcaatttttctttcaaaacacTTCTAAAGAGAGTCAATCTGAGTGTGACGGATAACAAAAGCAAAGAATTAGATACTCTGATAACAAAATCTCAAGCAGACAGCGACAATCAAAAGCGCATAACCGATCTATTGATGTTGTTAGTTAATAACAACCAAAATAAGTGAATTTGAATGTTgctcaaaaaataataaatcaaaataatccAAACTGAGTGCCTCATTCccttaattaatttgttttaagtTCAATCAATCctttcgatttcaaatttctacaaattttgacgTGAAAATCAATTCCAAAACAAACTGCACATGATGTGGTCATCATCAGACTGCTGACAGTGATGATTAATTGCAATATCTGTGTCAGTGGAAAAACCCTAGGTGACCTCATGCCCCCCATTTCCATGGGCAGAAAATTTATCAACAAGTCCCTAACACACCTACGTTTGAAACCTTTGAGACTTTCATATTGAACGAATGAAAGATGCTCCAACGCAGTTGACTAAATTacttcaaaaacaaatcttACAAAAGTTCCCAGCAGctgtgcaaaaaatgggaattttagaaaaagttcacaaaaaatgGCATCGCAAATTCCTATTATCTTCACATTTTCACAGTTTCTGGACATCTGCTGGGACCAGAGAAATGGTAAGTTgatacgcctgtggcgagattgGTTCCATTCTCTCCCATAGGAGCCAACATGCGTACCAACTTATAATTTCTCTGGCTGTGAACTATTttctttcaacttttcattttttttcattttctaagaatttcgatttttttggcCGTTGAAcccgattttcataaattttttcgcttttcgaAGTATTGAGGTGGTCTGTTGGTTCCCTAAGTTGCAACACTCCTCATGGTCCACCATCTTACTCTAAAATTCAAGGATTGGTTTTTTTTGGTACCTCAATAATCCCAACAGTGAAGAAGGCAACCACTGTTGGGATTATTGAGGTGGTGGTAGTATGTTGATTCTCAATATTCCAGCAAGCTCGTTACGCTAGAGGGTCACGTACGTATGTAAAATGTATACGGCATTTTACGCTGTTTTCGTTTTGCTCATTTAATTCGTAATTATATGTATTACAATgcatttgattaaaaattgattggaGATACAATAATTTCGCTGATTTCAAGTCGATGCTACCCTGACGATCTGTACTCCTTCAGCTaaatgatcaaaaaaaaaatgttcaacttAATTATGGACAAATTGGCGTGTACAACGAGTGTTCGGACTTACCAGCAATGCACTTTGGTATCGCCGAAGGCTCAAAGCGCCCCGTCTCATATCGACAACGATACGTTGCTGCCGGTGAAAATTGATAGTCCGTTCCGTCGGGACAATAAATCGTACAGTTCGATTCTGTTGACGAGCTACTGCAGCGGTATCCACCATTAAAACCTGTTCTCGTTATCGAACACCGTTCGGCGGAATATTGACACTGCGGTCCTCGGTAATTCTTGGTACACTGGcacaaattgtgaaaaatacaTGACCCACCGTTCATACATCGAGGACTGCAAGTTGCTTGGTCAGCACCACCACTATTACCAGTAAACGTTCGTCCGACAGCAGTTCGTTGAATCACTTCAACACCTTCATCTGATATAGAAAACACATCACTGCACAACTATGCAAAGGCGTCATTAAGAAATCACCTCACCGTAAACACATTTTGGAACTCTAGCTGGAAGGTATGTTCCGGTTTCATATTTGCATACGTAAACTCCTGACGGTTGCGAGTCAAATTCAACACCAGGCGGACAACTTAATGTACATCGCATTTCTGTTGATCCGTAAGTGCATTTTATCGCGCCATTGAATCCAATCTTCTGCGGTGCACATCGATCGATTGAGTATTGACATTGAGGACCAACATAGTCCTTGGTGCACTGACACACGTCACGGAAGATGCAAGTACCACCGTTCTTGCAAGATGGATGGCAAGTGACTTAGtaaaataagtaaaatatTATAGCATTAAGAAGCTTCGAACAGTCGGGATTCAAGCCGACGGCGCGGCGATCGAAACGAGCTATATGCTATAGCTCAAACGATTCGTCGCTACAAAATATAGAACTTTAATGTAAAACGTCCATACTAATGGAATATTAACATTAATTCAACCAAATCAAGGCATACTAAACTATTGTCAACGTATGCTAGATCAATAAATCCAACAAAAGTGACACTTTTGAAGGGCTTGCTGAAAACCaaaggcgtggttcggaattcACGTAAAGCATCAGCTACAACTAGATTCGATGGACTCCCATCTCCCTTTCTACATAGACAGCGTTCTATACTCACCTTGATCATTTCCACCGACAATCCTTCGAATAACTTCAACACCAGAACCTAAGACAGACTTATTAGAAAAGtgggaaattttgaaaacaaaaatcaacttCTAGATCTGTCAGCCAGAAAAACAATATCCAGATAGCGTTCCGCCGACGCATGGCTCCTCTTCAGTGTAATGCTATGCTGTTATCGTTTCTCTGTTCTATTATGAATCTATCTGTTaagaattattattaattttccaCTTGCCATAATTGCACTTTGGCGCTCTCGATGGTGTGAAAAGGCCAGTCTCAAACGAGCACGTATACACTGGTGCCGGTGGTGAATCGAAATCGACGCCACTTGGACATGATAATGTACAATTCATGCTGGTTGATGTTCCAATACATCTGACGCTAccattgaatccaattttttgcgGAGCGCATCGATCAACCGAATACTGGCATTGCTTGCCAGCAAAATTGCTCGGACATCGGCAAATGTTGTGGAAAATACATGTGCCCCCATTCCGACAAGCTGGTGTGCACACTATTCGCATCGGAAAACAGTAGGTTACGTACATTACGCGCAAAAATGAACATGTAGGTAATGGGGAGAAGAAGCGTGTATGACAGGGAATAGATGGGAACAGTGTTATATGTCATCTAAAGCTATGCCTTACTCACTAGGCAATGATAAGGAAACAACGAAACCTTACGAGATAAATTGTTAGTGTGCCTTATCACACGGCGAAAAGGTGAATAAGGTGAAAATACTCTGACTGACTTTGGAGATTTCCAACAACATAAAATCATGGCCTTTTCCAATATGAGCAGGCTACGCCaatcaaaatatataaacATGGAAGAATGTAATCactcagcggatcagagaaattacgaaTCCCGACATTctggtgaattcatttttgtaacgTTGCGATCGTCATATTTTCACGTGCATAATGTTGTTGCACCTGCTAAGTATGGGTGTAATCACCACTAGCTGCAACGTGACgcaaacaaattcaacatgTATTCATCATAACGAAactaaattcacctgaaagtggGAATCAGTGCGTAACTGTGCATTTGCATTAAGTTCAATGTTCATTTACTTTCGTTGTCGTAATATCATGTGTTACCAActtaaaaatgtcaaatgttCCGAAATTatcaataggtttgttccaagtaaacacgaattttgactagccgaacgaacacgatttcatccgcAGAGATCGGTATTCaacaaatattgatgaggttatgtctctatggatgaaattaggcagtaatttgacaattcgtatggccttggaacagacctatagaATAAACCAAGGTTGTATATGAGGAGGTTATATACAGTTCGCCATTTTTTCACTGGGACCGTATTGCAAAGAAAGCATATATATTTTGtcagtatataaacactgaaggtaatgcaagtCCACGGAttcaaactttcaggtgaattttagctccgtcatgttgcacacgtattgaattcgtttgtgTCGTTTGTGTCAAGTTGCATGTGGTGGTGAATTTGGAACGATTTAGCAgcgttatgttgcacacacataaaattcgtttgcgtcaagttggatttagtggtgaattggaaggatttagggccgtcatgttgcacaagtctaacttagacaacatacgaaaatgaattcacctgaaagttcggatccgtaatttctctgatccgctgagggtctgcattaccttcagtgtttatatactttgggttGACACTGGAacgatttttagccccgtacgaagtacgaaggggcttataggattacgatgccgtgtgtaattgatggaattcgaagcagacggtaagggcaaagtgtttgcctatgttcatagataacgaatccgcaataaaaatttgggccgtctgtccgtctgtccatctgtccgtctgtccgtctgtccgtctgtccgtctgtccgtcacgtcgatatcttgagtaaatcaaatccgatttcaaaaattttttttttcctgaaagatagtcaaaatagtgaggctaagttcgaagatgggcatattcgggtcggcccttcgtgagttagggccacctaagtgatttaaggtcttttggtgatatttatggcaaaataaacgaaggaaatgtaaatgacacggcaaatgataggtattgtcaataccaatccaggaaaaaaaagttttataaaatcgggtgagtggaccgtgagttagggccttagaagtgaaaagctactagggccctatgtgtattttacatagaactcaagtaaatttcattcgtttttcgtaatttttgtgtcatttggaaggtaatcaaaagccgaatagaatgttgttgaaaaaaaaaataaatttgggtcctcggactaaggccgctactagggccctatgcgtattttacatacaactcgtgtaaatttcatccgtttttcgtaatttttgtttcatttgaaagataatcgaacaccgaatagaatgttgttgaaaaaaaaattaaatttgggtccttggactaaggccgctactagggccctatgtgtattttacatatagctcgagcaaatttcatccgtttttcgtaatttttgtttcatttggaaggtaatcaaaggccgaatagaatgttgttgaaaaaaaattaaatttgggtccttggactaaggcca
The sequence above is a segment of the Bradysia coprophila strain Holo2 unplaced genomic scaffold, BU_Bcop_v1 contig_70, whole genome shotgun sequence genome. Coding sequences within it:
- the LOC119083793 gene encoding neurogenic locus notch homolog protein 1-like — translated: MAKPENIPKWLLMLILVVGILRIAASESVCTPACRNGGTCIFHNICRCPSNFAGKQCQYSVDRCAPQKIGFNGSVRCIGTSTSMNCTLSCPSGVDFDSPPAPVYTCSFETGLFTPSRAPKCNYGSGVEVIRRIVGGNDQVTCHPSCKNGGTCIFRDVCQCTKDYVGPQCQYSIDRCAPQKIGFNGAIKCTYGSTEMRCTLSCPPGVEFDSQPSGVYVCKYETGTYLPARVPKCVYDEGVEVIQRTAVGRTFTGNSGGADQATCSPRCMNGGSCIFHNLCQCTKNYRGPQCQYSAERCSITRTGFNGGYRCSSSSTESNCTIYCPDGTDYQFSPAATYRCRYETGRFEPSAIPKCIAAEGVQIVRVAST